A portion of the Pectobacterium brasiliense genome contains these proteins:
- a CDS encoding glycerophosphodiester phosphodiesterase family protein has translation MTKHNKGMTQSVIAAQNATVLAVAHRGVWASAPENSLAALHEAIRLGVDIVEIDTQLTADSHVVVIHDDTLDRTSDMSGCIGKMTLAEIRQARLRGSNGGSAWPLSNEKVPLLYEVLEEARGRIVINVDVKHEHEFGVIARDIRDKGLSAGVIMKSPVDLASARFPIASPSRDTQVPYMPMIHLKRGKTVDILRQIDDIGVGIVEANFDHIDAVTEAYAEFQRLGVRIWVNTLDCSHSLDYSDTRALAEPDAVWGTLIRAGVGAIQVDHAAEFIEFRSTLSR, from the coding sequence ATGACAAAGCACAATAAAGGTATGACTCAGAGTGTCATCGCGGCGCAAAATGCGACAGTTCTGGCCGTCGCACATCGCGGCGTTTGGGCATCGGCACCGGAAAATTCGCTGGCAGCGCTACACGAGGCGATTCGTCTGGGCGTTGATATCGTGGAGATTGATACGCAATTGACGGCTGATAGCCACGTTGTCGTGATTCATGATGATACGCTCGATCGCACGAGCGATATGAGCGGCTGCATTGGTAAGATGACGCTGGCGGAGATTCGTCAGGCTCGTCTACGCGGGAGTAATGGTGGTTCTGCATGGCCATTGAGTAACGAAAAAGTCCCGTTGCTGTATGAAGTTCTCGAAGAGGCACGAGGACGTATTGTCATCAATGTGGATGTCAAACATGAACACGAATTTGGTGTGATCGCCCGCGATATTCGTGATAAAGGCCTGAGTGCTGGCGTGATCATGAAAAGCCCGGTTGATCTTGCCTCTGCCCGTTTTCCCATTGCCTCGCCGTCGCGGGATACCCAGGTGCCTTATATGCCGATGATCCACCTAAAACGGGGGAAAACCGTCGATATTTTGCGACAGATTGATGATATTGGCGTCGGTATTGTGGAGGCCAATTTTGATCATATTGATGCGGTGACCGAAGCCTATGCCGAGTTTCAACGGCTTGGAGTACGGATTTGGGTGAACACGCTGGATTGCTCGCATTCGCTCGACTATAGCGACACGCGAGCCTTAGCCGAACCTGACGCCGTATGGGGCACATTAATTCGTGCGGGAGTGGGGGCGATTCAGGTGGATCACGCTGCCGAATTTATCGAGTTTCGGTCAACGTTGTCGCGCTGA
- the htpX gene encoding protease HtpX: MMRIALFLITNLAVMLVFGLVLSLTGIQSSSVQGLMIMAGLFGFGGAFVSLLMSKWMALRSVGGEVIEQPRNETERWLIETVRSQSQQAGIAMPQVAIYHAPDINAFATGARRDASLVAVSTGLLQNMSRDEAEAVIAHEISHIANGDMVTMTLVQGIVNTFVIFISRLIAQVVSGFLSGNRDEGESSNGNPLVYFAVATVLELVFGILASIITMWFSRYREFHADAGSAKLVGREKMIAALQRLKTSYEPQEESSMMAFCINGKSKSFSELFMSHPPLDKRIEALRSGEYLK, translated from the coding sequence ATGATGCGTATTGCGCTTTTCCTGATCACCAACCTGGCGGTGATGTTGGTTTTCGGGCTGGTACTCAGCCTGACGGGAATTCAGTCCAGCAGTGTCCAGGGCTTAATGATTATGGCTGGGCTGTTTGGCTTTGGCGGTGCGTTTGTTTCACTGCTGATGTCTAAATGGATGGCGTTACGGTCCGTTGGCGGTGAAGTCATTGAACAACCACGTAACGAAACTGAACGTTGGCTGATAGAAACGGTTCGTTCACAGTCACAGCAGGCTGGGATCGCGATGCCACAGGTGGCAATCTACCACGCACCTGACATCAATGCGTTCGCGACGGGAGCCCGTCGTGATGCTTCGCTGGTGGCCGTGAGTACTGGTTTACTGCAAAACATGAGCCGTGACGAAGCGGAAGCCGTTATCGCGCATGAGATTAGCCACATCGCGAATGGCGACATGGTGACCATGACGTTGGTTCAGGGGATCGTAAACACCTTCGTTATCTTTATCTCTCGTCTCATCGCGCAAGTCGTTTCCGGTTTCCTGTCCGGCAACCGTGACGAAGGTGAAAGCAGTAACGGTAACCCGTTGGTTTACTTTGCTGTCGCTACCGTGCTGGAATTGGTGTTTGGTATTCTTGCCAGCATCATCACCATGTGGTTCTCACGCTACCGTGAATTCCATGCGGATGCCGGTTCAGCCAAGCTGGTGGGGCGTGAGAAAATGATCGCTGCACTGCAACGCCTGAAGACCAGCTATGAGCCGCAGGAAGAGAGCAGCATGATGGCTTTCTGCATTAACGGAAAATCAAAATCCTTCAGCGAACTGTTCATGTCACACCCGCCGTTGGATAAGCGTATCGAAGCGCTGCGCTCCGGCGAATACCTGAAGTAA
- the ogl gene encoding oligogalacturonate lyase codes for MAKGNKIPLTFHTYQDSATGTEVVRLTPPDVICHRNYFYQKCFFNDGSKLLFGAAFDGPWNYYLLDLKEQSATQLTEGKGDNTFGGFLSPNDDALYYVKNTRNLMRVDLATLEEKTIYQVPDDWVGYGTWVANSDCTKMVGIEIKKEDWKPLTDWKKFQEFYFTNPCCRLIRVDLITGEAETILQENQWLGHPIYRPGDDNTVAFCHEGPHDLVDARMWFINEDGTNMRKVKEHAEGESCTHEFWVPDGSAMIYVSYLKDDTNRYIRSIDPVTLEDRQLRVMPPCSHLMSNYDGTLLVGDGSDAPVDVQDDGGYKIENDPFLYVFNLKTGKEHRIAQHNTSWDVLEGDRQVTHPHPSFTPDNKQVLFTSDVDGKPALYLAKVPDSVWH; via the coding sequence ATGGCCAAAGGTAACAAGATCCCCCTAACGTTTCATACCTACCAGGATTCAGCAACCGGCACCGAAGTTGTGCGCTTAACCCCGCCCGATGTTATCTGCCATCGCAACTATTTCTACCAGAAGTGTTTCTTCAATGACGGCAGCAAGCTGCTGTTTGGTGCTGCATTTGATGGCCCGTGGAATTACTATCTGCTGGATTTAAAAGAGCAGAGCGCCACGCAGCTGACGGAAGGCAAAGGTGACAACACCTTCGGTGGCTTCCTGTCTCCGAATGACGATGCGCTGTATTACGTTAAAAATACGCGTAATCTGATGCGTGTCGATCTGGCTACACTGGAAGAGAAAACGATTTATCAGGTGCCTGACGATTGGGTCGGCTACGGTACCTGGGTTGCCAACTCCGATTGCACCAAAATGGTCGGTATTGAGATCAAAAAAGAAGACTGGAAGCCACTGACCGATTGGAAAAAATTCCAGGAATTCTATTTCACCAATCCTTGCTGTCGTCTGATTCGCGTCGATTTGATAACGGGCGAAGCGGAGACTATCCTTCAGGAAAATCAGTGGCTGGGTCACCCAATCTACCGTCCGGGTGATGACAACACCGTGGCTTTCTGCCATGAAGGTCCACATGACCTGGTTGATGCGCGTATGTGGTTCATCAATGAAGATGGCACCAATATGCGTAAAGTGAAAGAGCATGCGGAAGGCGAAAGCTGCACCCACGAATTCTGGGTTCCAGATGGCTCAGCGATGATTTACGTCTCTTACCTTAAAGACGATACCAATCGCTACATCCGCAGCATCGATCCGGTTACGCTGGAAGATCGCCAACTGCGCGTCATGCCGCCGTGTTCTCACCTGATGAGTAACTATGATGGTACGCTTCTGGTGGGTGATGGTTCCGATGCGCCGGTCGACGTGCAGGACGATGGCGGTTACAAAATTGAGAACGATCCGTTCCTGTATGTTTTCAATCTGAAAACAGGCAAAGAACATCGCATTGCACAGCACAATACATCCTGGGACGTGTTGGAAGGCGACCGTCAGGTTACTCACCCACATCCTTCCTTTACGCCGGATAATAAACAAGTTCTGTTTACTTCTGACGTAGATGGAAAGCCTGCGCTGTATCTGGCGAAGGTCCCTGATTCAGTCTGGCACTAA
- the kdgR gene encoding DNA-binding transcriptional regulator KdgR encodes MAIADLDKQPDSVSSVLKVFGILQALGEEREIGITELSQRVMMSKSTVYRFLQTMKSLGYVAQEGESEKYSLTLKLFELGAKALQNVDLIRSADIQMRELSALTRETIHLGALDEDGIVYIHKIDSMYNLRMYSRIGRRNPLHSTAIGKVLLAWRDRSEVEEVLSTVEFTRSTPHTLCSAEALLDQLDVVREQGYGEDNEEQEEGLRCIAVPVFDRFGVVIAGLSISFPTIRFSEENKHEYVATLHTAARNISEQMGYHDYPF; translated from the coding sequence ATGGCTATTGCAGATTTAGATAAACAACCCGATTCCGTGTCGTCCGTTTTAAAGGTTTTTGGTATTTTACAGGCATTAGGTGAAGAGAGAGAAATTGGTATTACCGAGCTTTCTCAGCGAGTCATGATGTCCAAGAGTACCGTTTACCGCTTCTTGCAGACGATGAAATCCCTGGGCTATGTTGCGCAGGAAGGTGAATCAGAGAAATATTCGCTGACGCTCAAGTTGTTTGAACTTGGGGCTAAAGCATTGCAGAACGTAGATTTAATCCGCAGTGCGGATATACAGATGCGTGAGTTGTCTGCACTAACGCGGGAAACGATCCACCTTGGCGCGTTGGATGAAGACGGCATCGTTTATATCCACAAGATTGATTCGATGTATAACCTGCGTATGTATTCACGTATTGGCCGCCGCAACCCGCTGCACAGTACCGCAATTGGTAAAGTGCTGTTGGCATGGCGCGATCGCAGCGAAGTGGAAGAGGTTTTATCGACCGTCGAATTTACTCGCAGTACGCCACACACGCTGTGCTCTGCTGAAGCGCTTCTCGACCAATTGGATGTCGTGCGTGAGCAAGGCTACGGAGAAGACAACGAAGAGCAAGAAGAAGGGCTGCGTTGTATCGCCGTGCCAGTATTCGATCGCTTTGGCGTGGTGATTGCGGGCCTCAGTATTTCTTTCCCAACGATTCGTTTTTCAGAAGAAAACAAACACGAATATGTCGCTACGCTGCACACCGCAGCCAGAAATATCTCTGAGCAAATGGGCTACCACGATTACCCTTTCTGA
- a CDS encoding YebO family protein produces the protein MNILEVVFVLLIVLLAALVWFFVNRASVRANEQVKLLQEIVEQQRQQLALLKKLLPQNAEKSEPEALAAERDRDDVELTFKSVIPER, from the coding sequence GTGAACATATTAGAAGTGGTTTTTGTCTTGCTGATTGTGCTGCTGGCCGCGCTGGTCTGGTTTTTTGTTAATCGGGCGAGTGTCAGAGCGAATGAGCAAGTGAAATTGCTGCAGGAAATCGTAGAGCAGCAACGCCAGCAGTTAGCGTTATTGAAAAAATTGCTGCCCCAGAATGCAGAAAAAAGTGAGCCTGAGGCGCTTGCCGCTGAGCGCGATCGTGATGATGTTGAGTTAACGTTTAAAAGTGTCATCCCGGAACGTTAA
- a CDS encoding amino acid permease: protein MANAQNNISNDQQELVLKRGLKNRHIQLIALGGAIGTGLFLGISQTIQMAGPSVLLGYAIAGMIAFLIMRQLGEMVVEEPVAGSFSHFAYKYWGDFAGFLAGWNYWAMFILVGMAELTAVGIYIQYWWPETPTWLSAAIFFVLINLINLVNVRMFGETEFWFALIKVLAIVGMIVFGSWLLLSGNGGETATVRNLWIHGGFMPNGASGLIMAMAVIMFSFGGLELVGITAAEAADPKRSIPQATNQVVYRILIFYIGALSILLSLYPWGKVVDGGSPFVLIFHALNSNIVANILNIVVLTAALSVYNSGVYCNSRMLYGLAKQGNAPKSLAKVNARGVPVRSIVLSALATSFGVAINYLMPGKAFELLMALVVSTLVINWIMICFAHLRFRQAMIEKGIVPAFKAFWYPWGNYLCLAFLAGILVIMLLSPGIRISVILIPFWIAVIWLGFRLSRKNNAAMKSVQTL from the coding sequence ATGGCAAATGCTCAAAACAACATATCAAACGATCAACAGGAATTGGTTCTAAAACGAGGGTTAAAGAATCGACATATTCAACTGATTGCGCTGGGTGGCGCGATTGGTACCGGATTGTTTTTAGGGATATCGCAGACTATCCAAATGGCAGGGCCGTCCGTTTTATTGGGCTATGCGATTGCTGGGATGATTGCGTTTCTGATTATGCGGCAGTTGGGTGAGATGGTGGTGGAAGAGCCGGTAGCGGGTTCGTTTAGCCATTTTGCCTATAAGTACTGGGGCGATTTTGCGGGCTTTCTGGCTGGCTGGAACTACTGGGCGATGTTTATTCTGGTAGGGATGGCTGAACTGACGGCCGTGGGGATTTATATTCAATACTGGTGGCCTGAAACGCCAACCTGGCTGTCCGCCGCGATATTCTTTGTGCTGATCAACCTTATCAATCTGGTTAATGTGCGGATGTTTGGGGAAACGGAATTCTGGTTTGCCCTGATCAAAGTGCTTGCCATCGTTGGGATGATTGTCTTCGGCAGTTGGTTGCTGCTAAGTGGTAATGGCGGTGAAACGGCAACGGTGCGTAACTTATGGATCCATGGCGGATTCATGCCGAATGGCGCAAGCGGATTGATCATGGCGATGGCGGTGATCATGTTTTCATTCGGCGGTCTGGAATTGGTGGGTATTACCGCTGCCGAAGCGGCCGATCCGAAGCGTTCTATTCCGCAGGCGACCAATCAGGTGGTTTATCGCATCCTGATTTTCTATATCGGTGCGCTGTCTATTTTGTTATCGCTTTATCCGTGGGGAAAGGTTGTCGATGGCGGGAGTCCATTTGTCCTGATTTTCCATGCGCTGAATAGCAACATAGTGGCAAACATACTTAATATCGTCGTGCTAACGGCCGCGTTATCGGTGTATAACAGCGGCGTGTACTGCAATAGCCGGATGCTTTACGGTTTGGCAAAACAGGGAAATGCGCCGAAATCTCTCGCGAAGGTCAACGCGCGTGGTGTTCCCGTTCGTTCTATCGTGCTGTCAGCCTTAGCCACATCGTTCGGTGTGGCGATCAACTACCTGATGCCAGGCAAAGCCTTTGAACTGTTGATGGCGCTGGTGGTGTCGACGCTGGTGATTAACTGGATCATGATCTGCTTTGCGCACCTGCGCTTCCGTCAGGCGATGATAGAGAAGGGCATTGTTCCTGCGTTCAAAGCCTTCTGGTATCCGTGGGGTAACTACCTGTGCCTGGCGTTTCTGGCGGGGATTCTGGTGATTATGCTGCTGTCGCCAGGAATTCGCATTTCGGTCATCTTAATTCCGTTCTGGATTGCCGTTATTTGGCTTGGCTTCCGATTATCCCGCAAAAATAATGCAGCGATGAAGTCGGTGCAGACACTGTAA
- the thrS gene encoding threonine--tRNA ligase translates to MPVITLPDGSQRHYDHAVSPLDVALDIGPGLAKACIAGRVNGELVDASDKIDTDAQLAIITAKDEAGLEIIRHSCAHLLGHAVKQLWPDTKMAIGPVIDNGFYYDVDIDRTLTQEDIELLEKRMHELADTDYDVIKKKVSWQEARDAFAARGETYKMAILDENISRDDRPGLYHHEEYIDMCRGPHVPNMRFCHHFKLQKTSGAYWRGDSKNKMLQRIYGTAWADKKQLASYLQRLEEASKRDHRKIGKQLDLYHMQEEAPGMVFWHNDGWTIFRELEAFVRMKLKSYQYQEVKGPFMMDRVMWEKTGHWENYKEAMFTTSSENREYCIKPMNCPGHVQIFNQGLKSYRDLPLRMAEFGSCHRNEPSGSLHGLMRVRGFTQDDAHIFCTEEQVRDEVNSCIKMVYDMYSTFGFEKIVVKLSTRPEKRIGSDEMWDRAEADLAAALTENNIEFAYQPGEGAFYGPKIEFTLHDCLDRAWQCGTVQLDFSLPGRLNASYVGESNERQVPVMIHRAILGSMERFIGILTEEFAGFFPTWLAPVQAVIINITDSQSDYVNELTRKLQEAGIRVKADLRNEKIGFKIREHTLRRVPYMLVCGDKEVEAGKVAVRTRRGKDLGSMDVSEVISKLQQEIRSRSLHQLEV, encoded by the coding sequence ATGCCAGTTATCACCCTTCCTGATGGAAGTCAGCGTCATTACGACCACGCCGTTTCTCCCCTCGATGTTGCACTTGATATTGGTCCCGGTCTGGCAAAAGCCTGTATCGCAGGACGTGTCAATGGCGAGCTGGTTGATGCCAGCGATAAGATCGATACCGATGCGCAGTTAGCCATCATCACCGCTAAAGATGAAGCCGGTCTGGAAATTATTCGCCACTCCTGTGCGCACCTATTGGGCCATGCAGTTAAGCAACTGTGGCCAGATACCAAAATGGCGATTGGTCCTGTTATTGATAACGGTTTTTACTATGACGTTGATATCGACCGTACCCTGACTCAGGAAGATATTGAGCTGCTCGAAAAACGTATGCATGAGCTTGCTGACACTGACTATGATGTCATTAAGAAAAAAGTCAGTTGGCAAGAAGCGCGCGATGCGTTCGCTGCACGCGGTGAGACCTACAAAATGGCGATTCTGGATGAGAACATCAGTCGTGATGATCGTCCGGGTCTGTATCACCATGAAGAATACATCGATATGTGCCGTGGTCCGCACGTACCGAATATGCGTTTCTGCCACCATTTCAAATTGCAGAAAACGTCCGGCGCTTACTGGCGTGGCGACAGCAAAAACAAAATGCTGCAACGTATCTACGGCACCGCATGGGCAGATAAAAAGCAACTGGCTTCTTATTTGCAACGTCTTGAAGAAGCGTCTAAGCGCGACCACCGTAAGATCGGCAAACAGCTTGATCTGTACCATATGCAGGAAGAAGCGCCAGGTATGGTGTTCTGGCACAACGACGGCTGGACGATCTTCCGCGAGCTGGAAGCGTTTGTGCGCATGAAACTCAAGTCGTACCAGTATCAGGAAGTAAAAGGTCCATTCATGATGGACCGCGTGATGTGGGAAAAAACCGGTCACTGGGAAAACTATAAAGAAGCGATGTTCACGACGTCATCAGAAAACCGTGAATACTGCATCAAGCCAATGAACTGCCCAGGCCACGTACAGATTTTCAATCAGGGATTGAAATCATACCGCGATCTGCCGCTGCGTATGGCTGAGTTCGGTAGCTGTCATCGTAATGAACCGTCAGGCTCTCTGCATGGCTTAATGCGTGTGCGCGGCTTCACTCAGGACGATGCGCACATCTTCTGTACGGAAGAGCAGGTTCGTGATGAAGTGAACAGCTGCATCAAGATGGTGTATGACATGTACAGCACCTTCGGTTTTGAAAAAATCGTGGTGAAACTGTCTACGCGTCCTGAAAAACGCATTGGTAGCGATGAGATGTGGGATCGCGCTGAAGCCGATTTGGCGGCCGCGTTGACTGAAAATAATATCGAATTCGCCTATCAGCCGGGTGAAGGGGCGTTCTACGGCCCAAAAATTGAATTTACTCTGCATGACTGTTTGGATCGTGCGTGGCAGTGTGGTACGGTGCAACTCGACTTTTCATTACCGGGCCGTCTGAACGCGTCTTACGTTGGCGAAAGCAACGAGCGTCAGGTGCCGGTTATGATTCACCGGGCTATTTTGGGATCAATGGAGCGTTTCATCGGTATTCTGACCGAAGAATTCGCTGGTTTCTTCCCGACCTGGTTAGCCCCGGTTCAAGCGGTGATTATAAATATCACTGATAGCCAGTCTGATTATGTCAATGAATTGACCCGAAAACTGCAAGAAGCGGGCATTCGTGTAAAAGCAGACTTGAGAAATGAGAAGATAGGCTTTAAAATCCGCGAACACACTTTACGCCGTGTTCCCTATATGCTGGTTTGTGGCGACAAAGAGGTCGAGGCAGGAAAAGTTGCTGTCCGTACTCGTCGTGGTAAAGACCTTGGGAGCATGGATGTCAGTGAAGTCATCAGTAAGCTGCAGCAAGAGATTCGCAGCCGTAGTCTTCATCAATTGGAGGTATAG
- the infC gene encoding translation initiation factor IF-3, whose amino-acid sequence MKGGKRVQPARPNRINREIRAHEVRLSGVEGEQLGIVSLNEALEKAEEAGVDLVEISPNAEPPVCRIMDYGKFLYEKSKATKEQKKKQKVIQVKEIKFRPGTDDGDYQVKLRNLIRFLEDGDKAKITLRFRGREMAHQQIGIEVLNRVRDDLSELAVVESFPSKIEGRQMIMVLAPKKKQ is encoded by the coding sequence ATTAAAGGCGGAAAACGAGTTCAACCGGCGCGTCCTAATCGCATCAACAGAGAGATTCGCGCACATGAGGTACGCCTATCAGGCGTCGAAGGCGAACAGCTGGGCATCGTAAGTCTAAATGAAGCATTAGAAAAAGCCGAAGAAGCAGGTGTTGATTTAGTTGAAATCAGTCCGAACGCCGAGCCGCCGGTTTGCCGAATTATGGATTACGGCAAGTTCCTTTATGAGAAGAGTAAGGCCACAAAGGAACAGAAGAAAAAACAAAAAGTTATTCAGGTCAAGGAAATTAAATTCCGACCTGGTACCGATGATGGCGACTATCAGGTCAAACTACGCAACCTGATTCGCTTTCTTGAAGATGGTGACAAAGCTAAAATCACACTGCGTTTCCGCGGTCGTGAAATGGCGCACCAACAGATTGGTATCGAAGTGCTTAACCGCGTTCGTGACGATCTGAGTGAACTGGCAGTGGTCGAATCCTTCCCGTCGAAGATCGAAGGCCGTCAGATGATCATGGTGCTAGCACCGAAGAAGAAACAGTAA
- the rpmI gene encoding 50S ribosomal protein L35, producing MPKIKTVRGAAKRFKKTASGGFKRKHANLRHILTKKSTKRKRHLRPKGLVSKGDLGLVIACLPYA from the coding sequence ATGCCAAAGATTAAAACAGTACGTGGCGCCGCTAAACGCTTTAAAAAAACCGCAAGCGGTGGTTTTAAGCGTAAGCATGCTAACCTGCGTCATATTCTGACCAAAAAGTCAACTAAGCGTAAACGTCACCTGCGTCCAAAAGGTCTGGTCTCCAAAGGGGATCTGGGTCTTGTTATCGCATGTCTGCCGTACGCATAA
- the rplT gene encoding 50S ribosomal protein L20, translating to MARVKRGVVARARHKKILKQAKGYYGARSRVYRVAFQAVIKAGQYAYRDRRQRKRQFRQLWIARINAAARQNGLSYSKFINGLKKASVEIDRKILADIAVFDKLAFSALVEKAKAALA from the coding sequence ATGGCTCGCGTAAAACGTGGTGTAGTTGCCCGTGCACGTCACAAGAAAATATTGAAACAAGCGAAAGGTTACTACGGTGCCCGTTCGCGTGTTTATCGTGTTGCCTTCCAGGCAGTAATCAAAGCTGGCCAATACGCTTACCGCGACCGTCGTCAACGTAAACGTCAATTCCGTCAGCTGTGGATTGCACGTATCAATGCGGCAGCTCGTCAAAACGGTTTGTCTTACAGCAAATTCATCAACGGCCTGAAAAAAGCTTCTGTTGAAATTGACCGTAAGATTCTGGCTGATATCGCAGTATTCGATAAGTTAGCGTTCAGCGCGCTGGTCGAAAAAGCGAAAGCAGCACTGGCGTAA
- the pheM gene encoding pheST operon leader peptide PheM translates to MNAAIFRFFFYFST, encoded by the coding sequence ATGAACGCTGCTATTTTCCGTTTCTTTTTTTACTTTAGCACCTGA
- the pheS gene encoding phenylalanine--tRNA ligase subunit alpha, with the protein MPHLAELVAKARTAIEEAQDVTALENVRVEYLGKKGHLTLQMTSLRELPAEERPAAGAVINQAKQDVQDALNARKHMLESAELNARLAQETIDVSLPGRTIENGGLHPVTRTIDRIETFFGELGFSVVTGPEIEDDYHNFDALNIPGHHPARADHDTFWFDATRLLRTQTSGVQIRTMEKQQPPIRIIAPGRVYRNDYDQTHTPMFHQMEGLIVDKDISFTNLKGTLHDFLRNFFEEDLQVRFRPSYFPFTEPSAEVDVMGKNGKWLEVLGCGMVHPNVLRNVGIDPEVYSGFAFGMGMERLTMLRYGVTDLRAFFENDLRFLKQFK; encoded by the coding sequence ATGCCACATCTCGCAGAGCTGGTTGCCAAAGCCAGAACAGCTATAGAAGAGGCTCAGGATGTTACCGCACTGGAAAATGTGCGTGTCGAATATCTGGGCAAAAAAGGTCACTTAACCCTTCAGATGACCTCGCTGCGCGAGTTGCCGGCTGAAGAGCGCCCTGCGGCTGGTGCTGTCATTAACCAGGCTAAGCAAGACGTTCAGGACGCGCTGAATGCCCGTAAGCACATGTTGGAATCCGCTGAGTTAAATGCGCGTCTGGCGCAAGAAACCATCGATGTTTCCTTGCCGGGCCGCACCATTGAAAATGGCGGCTTGCATCCGGTGACCCGTACCATCGATCGCATCGAAACTTTCTTCGGCGAGCTGGGTTTTTCTGTGGTAACCGGGCCAGAAATCGAAGACGATTATCACAACTTTGATGCGCTGAATATTCCAGGGCACCACCCTGCGCGTGCTGACCACGACACGTTCTGGTTTGATGCTACACGCCTGCTGCGTACACAGACATCTGGCGTTCAGATTCGTACCATGGAAAAGCAGCAACCGCCCATCCGTATCATCGCGCCGGGTCGCGTTTATCGTAACGATTACGATCAGACTCACACGCCGATGTTCCATCAGATGGAAGGGTTGATCGTCGATAAAGACATCAGCTTCACCAACCTGAAAGGCACGTTGCATGATTTCCTGCGTAATTTCTTTGAGGAAGATTTGCAGGTTCGCTTCCGTCCGTCTTATTTCCCGTTTACCGAACCGTCTGCTGAAGTGGATGTGATGGGTAAAAACGGCAAATGGCTGGAAGTCCTGGGCTGCGGCATGGTGCACCCGAATGTCCTGCGTAATGTCGGTATCGACCCAGAAGTGTATTCCGGCTTCGCGTTCGGTATGGGCATGGAGCGCCTGACGATGCTGCGTTATGGCGTGACCGATCTGCGTGCGTTCTTCGAAAACGATCTGCGTTTCCTCAAACAGTTTAAGTAA